The DNA window GTAATCCGGGCGAATGCAGCAGGATGCCCGACATTGCTTTCAGCTGCGATTTGGGGCTTCTGTACGGTTATTCGGATTCTTGCAGCGGCAATACGGAAGGGCTTCATTTGATAAATCCAGACAACGGAGTCGCAACCCTGATAGGACCTTCCGGATTCACCGACGGTGGAAACGGCCTGGCTGTTCGGCCGGGAACGTCAACCATATTTGGCACACCTATCGACGCCACCGGGCTGGTTATACTAAATCGCATTACAGGCGCGGGCACCGTAATCCCCCCGAGTGTAGGCAATGTGCCGAATGCGATTAACGCCATGGACTTTAATCCCGAGACAGGCGTATTGTTCGGCTCCTTTAAAGATTCTGGGGATATTCTCGGTAATGGGGAGGATCTGGGTTACCTCGTTACCATTAATATCCCGGACGGTAACATAACGGTAATAGGGCAGACGGTTTTAGGGCTCGACGCGATCGTATTTTTCGAGGAATTCGAGGAATGTGGTTTTGTAGGATCTATCCCCACCCTTTCGGAATGGGGCCTTATAGCGATGGCGGGCCTGCTTGGTGTGATATGCCTCCTGGCTATTCGACGGAGAAAAGCGGCGGCCTGACCCGGCACGAGAAAACATAGCGAATAAAAGAAACAAAAAGGGAGCTTCGGCTCCCTTTTTAGCTCGTACCGAAGAATTTTCGAGCTCCACCGAAGGGTTTTCCCGCCCTCGCACGTATATACATTCAAAAGCAGGCCTGCTAAAACATTTCAGGGAGGCAGTAATGAAGAAATTAGTCACATATCTCTTGATTTTAGGACTCGGACTCTCTACCGCGATAGGCGCTTACGCCGGCGAAGGCTACAAGCACAAGGGCTGGCTCGACCAGGAAACCCTGGACAAGCTCCCGCCTGAAAAGAAAGAGCTCGTCGTGAACGCCCTCGACAAGGCCAGGGAAGAGAGCATGACCCAGAAAGACGACATCAAGGCCGCAATGGAGAACGTTAAAACGATTCTCACCGCGCCCGAGTTCGACGCAGCCGCCTACAAAAAAGCGACCGAAGAGCTCCAGACGCTGATGGCCCAGCGCTTCACGATTTTCTCCGACGCCATAGCCGAAGTCGCCCCTCAGCTCACGCAAGAGGAGAGGCAGATTCTCGCCGACGCGATAAAGGCCAAGTACAAGCATCACGGCAAGCGCATGTACGACAAGTCCGGCGCGAAGCAGCAGCTTAAGGATTCCGTCGAGCAGATGAAGAAGAATCAGCCTCAGCCGCCGGCCGAGCCGACAGAGAATCAGTAATAAGAGCATACCCCTTTATACATCCACCTCGTGAGCGGGCGCTGATGAACAACCGGTTCTCCGTTCTCAGCCGCCCGTTCCGGTGGTATCCTGTAACGGGTGACAAGGAAGACCCGGAAGCCGGACTCACCATGAGCAGTGAGATCAAGGGGCTGACCGACGAAGAGCTCATGACGGGGGTACGGGGAGGTAACAAGGCCTGTTTCTCCGAGCTCGTCGCGCGGCACACGCCCAGGTTCTACAGACTCGCTTACAGGATGACGTCTAACAGGGAAGAGGCGGAGGACATCGTGCAGGAATCTTTCCTCACCGTCTGGACGAAACCAGCGAGCTGGGACGAAGACAGAAAAGCGAAATTCACCACGTGGTTTTACAGGATAATCGCGAACGCGTGTATCGACAGGAAGAGGAAGCCCGCGCCCCTTCCGCTCGAAGACGGCTACGACCCGCCCGCGCCGGGCGGCACGGCCGAAGATATGGTCGAGATGAAACGGACGAAGGAAGAACTCGACGCCCACGTGTCGTCCCTTCCCGATTCCCAGCGTCTCGCCCTCGCCCTCTGTTTTTACGAAGGCGTGACGAACAGGGAGGCCGCCGACATCATGGGCATAAGCGTGAAGGCGCTCGAATCGCTTCTCATGCGCGCCAAGGGCTCGCTCAGGACGAAACTGGGAATTTACCGGCACAAAGAGGCACGTCATGGATAAGAACAGGTTCCTCGAATACATCGACATCTACGGCGCGGATCTAGGCGCGTGGCCCGAGGGCGTAAGGCCCGCGGCCGAGGCCGCCCTCGCGTCGTCGCCCGAGCTTGCGTTCATCCTCGACGAAGAGCTGCGCTTCGAGGCGCTCCTGTCCCGAAGCACGGTGGAAGGGCCCTCGCCCGGGCTCGAGGCCCGCATCATATCGGCTGCGTCGGGCGCGAAGAGCATGTCCTCCTCCGAGGCAGGCCCCGGGTTCCTCGCGGGCATATTCGCGGGCATTCCACTGTTCGTCCCCCGGTTCGCTCTCCCGCTCCTCCTGGTCCTCGGCATAGCCGCGGGCTACGTCCTCGCCAACTATTCCGATTCCGGCTACGACGACTCCGTCCAGCTCGCCGGCGTCCTCTATTACGAGGAGGGGATTTATGAGTAAGGCCATCAAGATAATCTTCGCCGCTTCCATCATACTCAACATACTCCTCGCCGGCGTGGTCATAGGCGCGTACTCCCACGGGTTCAGGGCGAAGTTTTCCATGCGGCACGACATCGACGAGGCCCTGAAGGACTTCCCCCCCGACAAGCGCGCCCTCGTGACAGGGGCTATGGAATCCCTCCGCGAGAACACAAAAGAGACGAAGAAGGAAATACGGGAGAGGCGAAGGGAGGTCCTCGAGATTCTCTCTGCGCCCGAGTTCGACCCCGCGCTTTACGATAAAAAAGTCGCCGAGCTCCACGCGCTCATGAACAGGCTCGGGAACGAGTTCGCCGACACGGCGCGCGACCTCGCCCTCGAGCTCGACCAGGACGAGCGCAAGGCCCTGGCCGAAGTCATCATGAAGAGGCGCGGCGGCAAACACGTATACAAGGAAAGGCGGGACGATCCCCCGGGCAAGCCGGGGCCCGGACCCGCAGACAGCGAAGATGAATAACGTCACACACGGTGCGCCGGGGGCCGACCGCCCCGACGTGCTCGCCCTCCCGCCCCTCATACTCCTCGGGTTCGTCGCCTGCGGTCTCCTCGCAAACCAGTTTTACGCCCTCCCGTTCGTAAGCGGAAATGCGCGCTACGTAACGGGGGCCGTCCTCGCAGCCCTCCCCTTTCTCATTACCGCCCTCGCGATGAAGGAGATGGGAAAGGCCGGCACGAACATCGACGTCCGCAAACCCGCGACGGCCATCGTCACGGGCGGCATATATGGCGTCACCCGGAACCCCATGTATCTCTCCATGGTGCTCATACTCGCCGCCGGCGGGTTTTTGCTCAACAACCTTTGGCTCCTGATTGCCGTCCCGATATTCGTCGCCGTCATGCAGAAGTGGGTCATCCAGCGCGAGGAGCGCTATCTCGAAAAGAAGTTCGGCGGCGTCTACACGGCCTACAAATCCCGCGTCCGCCGCTGGCTCTAGCGGTGCGCCACGCGTGCTGGATATCGACGTAGCAGCTTTGGAAATCCATAGCATTGCTCGGTCGTCCGTTCTATTTAATCACCAGCCTTGCCACGCCGAAGACATCGAGTGTATGAGCGTTAAAAATCCGACCTACCTTACTCTTCCCTCCCCCTCCCAGGGGGAGGGTCAGGGTGGGGGTATAGTATTTGGAGGATTTAGCGAAGGAACGATGATTTTGCACGCCTCGCGTGCAGGATTCCGAAGTAGCAGCAGTCTTGCTATTACCACCTGACGCGCTTCAGGTGACTTTAGCACCTTCTATGCTATGTCGAAAAAGACACTACGTGTCCCCGGCCCGGCGGCTCGCAGCCGCACGCAATCGAAGTAGCAACCCATTTCTATTACCACCTTTCGCGCTTCAGATGCTTCTAACCTCCGAAGGTGCTACGTCGAAAGACACACATACGTGTGTACTTTTGGTCAGTCAAAAGTAGAAAGCCTTATACCGACCTTACCAGTTAAGTATAGAACTTCCCCTTTAGCTAATAGAAACTCCCAGCAGTAAACAATCGAAGTAGCAGCGCTTTGCTAGATCTGCACTGACCGGCAACACCACCATTCCCATAAACCCCTCCCCTTTCGGGGAAGGGAAAACAAAGAGGATAAGGAGTGCGGGTTTTGATTGGCGCCGGGAGCCCCCAATCCGGTTCATGGGGCTCCCCCCGGCGCCGCATTATTCAGGAGGTCTTGAACGTCTCTCTACTTATACGTACGAGTGCACCTCCCGAAGCGGATTAAAAGCTACGAAAAATAGCGGCGCACCCATTGACACCGCCGCGCTGCCACATCACAATATCGAAATTCTTCACGACAAACCGAGGCTCCTAACAATGTTCAACCGAAACACGATCGAAGAAATAGCAGTAAAGAGCAAGGCCGGGAAATGGTCCTACCCCAAAATTTTCAACGCCCTGAAAGCCGCCGGAGTGGAATACTACGAAACGTCGGTATCGACGCACGAGATCTTCTACCACGGCTCGGGCGAGTCGTGGGCGGAGCCCGCGCCCGAGGGATTCGTGACGCTCGAAGTGAATCCGGTGTTCGACGCCGCAGGCGTCAGGGACGCGATACTCCGTAACCAGAGGAAAGAAACGAACTACACGGAATTCCTCCGGGGCATAGCCGCTGCGGGATGCACGCATTACAGGGTGGACATGAGCACCCGCGAGATAGCCTACATGGGCGGCAAGGGCGAAGCGTATATCGAAAGAGTCCCCGACTTCAAGGAATGACGGCGGCCTCTGCGTTCGGGACGCAGAGCCTCCACTGCACCCTTACATTCCGTCGAAATACATACATCTTGAATCGAGCCGGAGTATGCCGCCGCATTCATTACCCGACGCGCGAACAGTGATTCGAAGCACATCCCCTGCTACGTCGGAAAACACACTACGTGTGTTGCATTTCAATCAATCGATGTTTTAATAAACCGCTAATGGGAATTATCGGAAAGCCTCCGGCCCTGTCGGATGTACAGGAGGCGGACGCTCCGGCCGACGGCAAAGCCCGGGGACGCTGGGTGCTTGCCGCGACGATACTCGGCTCGAGCATGGCCTACATCGACGGGACTGCGATCAACGTCGCGCTCCCCGCGCTCCAGGACAAGCTCGACGCGACGCTGACGCAGGTGCAGTGGGTGGTGGAATCCTACTCCCTCTTCCTCGCGGCCCTCATACTCGTCGGCGGTGCGCTCGGCGACAGGTACGGGCGAAAGCTCGTCTACGGCACGGGCATTGCGCTCTTCGCCGCCGCATCCATAATCTGCGGCCTCTCTCAATCCGTCCACCAGCTCATCGCGTTCCGCGCGCTCCAGGGCGTGGGCGGCGCGCTGCTGATCCCCGGGAGCCTCGCGATAATCACGGCCTGCTTCGGCCCGGGCGAAAGGGGCCGCGCGATAGGCACGTGGTCCGCCTTCTCTGCGATAACGACCGCCGTCGGCCCCGTGCTCGGCGGCTGGCTGATCGAGCACGTCTCGTGGCGGTGGATATTCTTCATCAACGTCCCCATAGCGGCCGTGGTGCTGGCCGTTCTCGCGGCGCGGGTCCCCGAATCGAGGGGCGGCGCGCACGACAAGGAGATAGACTTCACCGGCGCGGCGCTTGCGACGCTCGGGCTCGGCGGCATAGTCTTCGGCCTGATAGAGTCGGCCAACCTCGGCTTCAAAAGCCCCGTCGTCGCGGGCTCGCTCGCACTCGGCGTGCTGCTGTTGGCCGCGTTCGTCCGCATCGAAAAGAAATCGCACAACCCGATGATCCCTCTTTCGCTCTTCGCCTCGCGCACGTTCACAGGCGCTAACGTCGTCACGCTCCTCATGTACGGCGCGCTCGGCGCGGTATTCTTCTTTCTCCCGTTCGCGCTGATACAGGTCTACGGCTATTCGGCGACCATGGCCGGGGCGACGGTGCTCCCGATAATCGCGATAATGTTCGTCCTCTCGCGCTGGGCGGGCGGGCTCACGGACAAATACGGCGCGAAATTCCCGCTCGTCGCGGGCACGGTTACGGGGGGCCTCGGCTACGTTTCGCTCGCCCTCTTCCACGGCGACGGCAGCTACTTCACGACGTTCTTCCCGGGCGTCGCCCTCCTCGGGCTCGGCCTCGCGCTCAGCGTGGCGCCCCTTACGACGGCCGCGATGAACGCAGTCGACGTCAGATGGTCGGGCACGGCGTCGGGCATTAACAACGCGGTTTCGAGGATGGCCGGCCTCATGGCTATCGCCGTCTTCGGCATCGTCATTCTCCACGCGTTCAACGTCAGCCTCGACA is part of the Thermodesulfobacteriota bacterium genome and encodes:
- a CDS encoding IPTL-CTERM sorting domain-containing protein, encoding MQTFIYLVIVLMVSVFASDASHAQVLYGAATGQTSGNAPSSLYTIDPETGAANLIGPIGFNGVTGLEILPDGRLVGSANADTEDGNAAVLIEIDSDTGAGSLIGILGNSSNPGECSRMPDIAFSCDLGLLYGYSDSCSGNTEGLHLINPDNGVATLIGPSGFTDGGNGLAVRPGTSTIFGTPIDATGLVILNRITGAGTVIPPSVGNVPNAINAMDFNPETGVLFGSFKDSGDILGNGEDLGYLVTINIPDGNITVIGQTVLGLDAIVFFEEFEECGFVGSIPTLSEWGLIAMAGLLGVICLLAIRRRKAAA
- a CDS encoding periplasmic heavy metal sensor, with the translated sequence MKKLVTYLLILGLGLSTAIGAYAGEGYKHKGWLDQETLDKLPPEKKELVVNALDKAREESMTQKDDIKAAMENVKTILTAPEFDAAAYKKATEELQTLMAQRFTIFSDAIAEVAPQLTQEERQILADAIKAKYKHHGKRMYDKSGAKQQLKDSVEQMKKNQPQPPAEPTENQ
- a CDS encoding sigma-70 family RNA polymerase sigma factor, which translates into the protein MNNRFSVLSRPFRWYPVTGDKEDPEAGLTMSSEIKGLTDEELMTGVRGGNKACFSELVARHTPRFYRLAYRMTSNREEAEDIVQESFLTVWTKPASWDEDRKAKFTTWFYRIIANACIDRKRKPAPLPLEDGYDPPAPGGTAEDMVEMKRTKEELDAHVSSLPDSQRLALALCFYEGVTNREAADIMGISVKALESLLMRAKGSLRTKLGIYRHKEARHG
- a CDS encoding periplasmic heavy metal sensor; translation: MSKAIKIIFAASIILNILLAGVVIGAYSHGFRAKFSMRHDIDEALKDFPPDKRALVTGAMESLRENTKETKKEIRERRREVLEILSAPEFDPALYDKKVAELHALMNRLGNEFADTARDLALELDQDERKALAEVIMKRRGGKHVYKERRDDPPGKPGPGPADSEDE
- a CDS encoding isoprenylcysteine carboxylmethyltransferase family protein translates to MNNVTHGAPGADRPDVLALPPLILLGFVACGLLANQFYALPFVSGNARYVTGAVLAALPFLITALAMKEMGKAGTNIDVRKPATAIVTGGIYGVTRNPMYLSMVLILAAGGFLLNNLWLLIAVPIFVAVMQKWVIQREERYLEKKFGGVYTAYKSRVRRWL
- a CDS encoding DUF1398 family protein; this translates as MFNRNTIEEIAVKSKAGKWSYPKIFNALKAAGVEYYETSVSTHEIFYHGSGESWAEPAPEGFVTLEVNPVFDAAGVRDAILRNQRKETNYTEFLRGIAAAGCTHYRVDMSTREIAYMGGKGEAYIERVPDFKE
- a CDS encoding MFS transporter — translated: MGIIGKPPALSDVQEADAPADGKARGRWVLAATILGSSMAYIDGTAINVALPALQDKLDATLTQVQWVVESYSLFLAALILVGGALGDRYGRKLVYGTGIALFAAASIICGLSQSVHQLIAFRALQGVGGALLIPGSLAIITACFGPGERGRAIGTWSAFSAITTAVGPVLGGWLIEHVSWRWIFFINVPIAAVVLAVLAARVPESRGGAHDKEIDFTGAALATLGLGGIVFGLIESANLGFKSPVVAGSLALGVLLLAAFVRIEKKSHNPMIPLSLFASRTFTGANVVTLLMYGALGAVFFFLPFALIQVYGYSATMAGATVLPIIAIMFVLSRWAGGLTDKYGAKFPLVAGTVTGGLGYVSLALFHGDGSYFTTFFPGVALLGLGLALSVAPLTTAAMNAVDVRWSGTASGINNAVSRMAGLMAIAVFGIVILHAFNVSLDRELDRARIAPEVREMLAGERIKMAGAEIPPAVGPETHAVLAAVVKSSYITGFDLVIYMAAALSFLSALVAWFTIRRE